A window from Thiohalomonas denitrificans encodes these proteins:
- the pheT gene encoding phenylalanine--tRNA ligase subunit beta, protein MRFSEKWLREWVDPRVSTRELADQLTMAGLEVDAIDPVAPAFEGVVVGHVIEVETHPDADKLRVCKVDVGEGEPLDIVCGASNVYKGMHAPTAVVGARLPGDFKIKKAKLRGVPSRGMLCSAKELGLAEAAEGLMELPADAPVGTNFREYLDLDDVCIELGLTPNRADCLSIIGIAREVGALNQLDVNETRTEGVGSVIEDAFPVEVDAPVDCPRYVGRVIRGINAATETPVWMRERLRRSGIRSLGPVVDVTNYVLLELGQPMHGFDLNRLQDGIWVRKAKEGETLALLTGEQITLDSVDLVIADRSGPLALAGIMGGEASGVSEQTRDIFLESAFFEPTRIAGRARGYGLHTDSSHRFERGVDAYLQQRAIERATELLLGITGGKPGPIVEVVSEEYLPARTPVALRHQRITRVLGSEIPVEQVQDVLERLAMEATSIDDGWMVTPPSFRFDIGIEEDLIEEVARVVGYNNLAGCVPNAPLVMRTEPEAEVPLTHLRRLLVDRGYQEAITYSFVEPRVQQALDPEAEGIPLANPISADLSVMRTTLWSGLVPALVRNLNRQQGRVRLFETGLRFRRSEEETCQEPMLAGIVAGSVFPEQWGTVNRAVDFFDIKGDVEELLQMAGRAADVVFEAAEHPALHPGQSALIRLDGEPIGWIGALHPSVETSLDLSARAFVFEVRLDAVTKGRLPQFHELSRFPAIRRDIAVVVERDMPAAKVVECARAAAPEILRELKFFDVYEGEHIDSSRKSLALRLTLQSRSRTLTDEEVDAVIDGIVTTLGNQLGASLRE, encoded by the coding sequence ATGCGATTCAGCGAGAAGTGGTTGCGGGAGTGGGTTGACCCCCGGGTATCGACCCGGGAACTGGCCGACCAGTTGACGATGGCAGGCCTGGAGGTGGATGCGATCGACCCGGTCGCGCCGGCATTCGAGGGCGTAGTGGTGGGGCATGTCATCGAAGTGGAGACGCATCCCGACGCCGACAAGCTACGGGTGTGTAAAGTGGACGTGGGCGAGGGTGAGCCTCTGGACATCGTCTGTGGCGCCTCCAACGTCTACAAGGGCATGCACGCCCCGACTGCCGTGGTCGGCGCGCGCCTGCCCGGCGACTTCAAGATCAAAAAGGCCAAGCTCCGTGGAGTCCCCTCCCGGGGGATGCTCTGCTCCGCCAAAGAGCTGGGGTTGGCCGAGGCCGCTGAAGGGTTGATGGAGCTGCCGGCCGACGCACCCGTCGGCACCAACTTCCGTGAATATCTCGACCTGGATGATGTCTGCATCGAGCTGGGTCTGACCCCCAATCGCGCCGATTGCCTGAGCATTATCGGCATTGCTCGGGAGGTGGGAGCCCTCAATCAGCTGGACGTCAACGAGACTCGCACCGAAGGTGTCGGCTCGGTCATCGAAGATGCCTTCCCGGTTGAAGTCGATGCGCCGGTGGATTGCCCCCGCTATGTGGGAAGGGTCATCCGCGGGATCAACGCCGCTACTGAAACCCCGGTCTGGATGCGTGAGCGATTGCGCCGCAGCGGTATCCGGTCGCTCGGGCCGGTGGTGGATGTTACCAACTACGTGTTGCTGGAACTGGGCCAGCCGATGCACGGTTTCGACCTGAATCGGCTCCAGGACGGGATTTGGGTGCGCAAGGCAAAGGAGGGGGAGACCCTCGCGTTGCTGACGGGCGAACAGATCACACTGGACAGCGTCGATCTGGTCATTGCCGACCGTAGCGGGCCGCTGGCACTGGCCGGCATCATGGGCGGAGAGGCTTCGGGTGTTTCGGAGCAGACCCGGGATATCTTCCTGGAGAGTGCCTTCTTCGAACCCACCCGGATCGCCGGACGGGCGCGGGGATACGGTCTGCACACCGATTCGTCTCACCGATTCGAGCGCGGGGTGGACGCGTATTTGCAGCAGCGTGCGATAGAGCGCGCCACAGAGTTGCTGCTCGGGATTACCGGCGGTAAACCGGGGCCTATCGTTGAGGTGGTCTCCGAGGAGTATCTGCCGGCGCGGACGCCGGTTGCGCTACGTCACCAGCGGATAACCCGGGTACTTGGTAGCGAAATCCCGGTCGAGCAGGTCCAGGACGTGCTCGAGCGTCTGGCGATGGAAGCGACCTCGATAGACGACGGCTGGATGGTCACGCCCCCCAGCTTCCGCTTCGACATCGGTATCGAGGAGGATTTGATCGAAGAGGTGGCGCGGGTGGTCGGCTACAATAACTTGGCGGGTTGCGTACCGAACGCGCCACTGGTCATGCGCACCGAGCCTGAAGCTGAAGTGCCGCTTACGCATCTGCGTCGTCTGCTGGTGGATCGTGGTTATCAGGAAGCGATTACCTACAGTTTTGTCGAGCCCCGTGTTCAGCAGGCACTGGACCCGGAGGCCGAGGGTATACCGCTGGCCAACCCCATTTCCGCAGATCTGTCCGTCATGCGCACCACGCTCTGGTCAGGACTGGTCCCGGCCCTGGTCCGCAACCTGAATCGCCAGCAAGGGCGTGTTCGTCTGTTTGAGACCGGACTGCGGTTCCGACGGTCGGAGGAAGAGACCTGCCAGGAGCCCATGCTTGCCGGGATCGTCGCCGGCAGCGTCTTCCCTGAGCAGTGGGGCACTGTAAATCGTGCGGTGGATTTCTTCGATATCAAAGGCGATGTCGAGGAGCTCTTGCAGATGGCTGGTCGCGCAGCAGATGTGGTTTTCGAAGCGGCTGAACATCCGGCACTGCATCCGGGTCAGTCGGCCCTCATCCGGCTCGACGGTGAGCCGATTGGCTGGATCGGTGCGCTGCATCCCTCTGTTGAAACCAGCCTCGACCTGTCGGCACGGGCCTTTGTCTTTGAGGTACGGCTTGATGCCGTTACCAAAGGACGGCTGCCTCAATTCCACGAATTGTCGCGTTTTCCGGCTATCCGCCGTGATATCGCCGTGGTTGTGGAGCGGGACATGCCGGCTGCAAAGGTGGTGGAGTGCGCCCGCGCAGCCGCTCCCGAGATCCTGCGCGAGTTAAAGTTTTTCGATGTGTATGAAGGCGAACATATTGATTCCAGTAGAAAAAGTCTCGCTTTGCGCTTGACCTTGCAGTCGCGATCACGCACTCTAACCGATGAAGAAGTCGACGCCGTTATTGACGGAATAGTGACGACGCTTGGCAACCAGCTGGGCGCTTCATTGAGAGAGTGA
- the pheS gene encoding phenylalanine--tRNA ligase subunit alpha → MQTDLDKLVTEAESAIEAAGDLAAIDEVRVRFLGKKGLLTEQMKQLGKLSPEERPAAGQAINRAKQTVQQAIQARKETLQAAEMQARLGAESVDVTLPGRGQATGGLHPVTRTLERIEALFGQLGFEVAEGPEIEDDYHNFEALNIPESHPARAMHDTFYFDEHTVLRTHTSPVQIRVMEGRQPPLRVIAPGRVYRCDSDLTHTPMFHQIEGLMVDEYATFADLKGIIDEFLRHFFEQELSVRFRPSYFPFTEPSAEVDVQCVECGGSGCRVCGHTGWLEVLGCGMVHPEVFRHAGIDSERYTGFAFGMGVERLAMLRYGVNDLRLFFENDLRFLEQFR, encoded by the coding sequence GTGCAAACCGATCTCGACAAGCTGGTAACCGAAGCCGAAAGTGCTATTGAAGCCGCAGGGGATCTCGCAGCCATCGACGAGGTGCGGGTCCGCTTCCTGGGCAAGAAGGGGCTGCTGACGGAACAGATGAAGCAGCTCGGCAAACTCTCACCGGAAGAGCGGCCTGCGGCCGGTCAGGCCATCAACAGGGCCAAGCAAACCGTTCAGCAGGCGATTCAGGCGCGCAAGGAGACCCTGCAGGCGGCTGAAATGCAGGCGCGCCTGGGCGCCGAATCCGTTGACGTGACCCTGCCTGGTCGGGGTCAGGCCACGGGAGGTCTGCATCCGGTGACCCGGACGCTGGAGCGAATCGAGGCGTTGTTCGGGCAACTCGGATTCGAAGTGGCCGAGGGTCCGGAGATTGAGGACGACTATCACAATTTCGAGGCCCTCAATATCCCGGAATCCCATCCGGCACGGGCCATGCATGACACCTTCTATTTCGATGAGCACACGGTGCTGCGTACCCACACCTCACCGGTGCAGATTCGGGTGATGGAGGGGCGCCAGCCGCCTTTGCGGGTGATTGCGCCCGGGCGGGTCTATCGCTGTGATTCGGACCTGACCCACACGCCCATGTTTCACCAGATCGAAGGGCTCATGGTGGACGAATACGCCACCTTTGCCGATCTGAAGGGGATTATCGATGAATTCCTGCGCCACTTCTTCGAGCAGGAACTCTCGGTGCGCTTTCGTCCCTCCTATTTTCCCTTCACCGAGCCCTCTGCGGAAGTCGATGTGCAGTGCGTCGAGTGCGGCGGTTCGGGATGCCGGGTTTGTGGCCACACCGGCTGGCTGGAAGTGCTCGGCTGCGGCATGGTGCACCCCGAAGTATTTCGCCACGCAGGCATCGACAGTGAGCGTTATACCGGTTTCGCCTTCGGCATGGGGGTCGAGCGCCTGGCCATGTTGCGCTACGGCGTCAATGATCTGCGGCTCTTCTTCGAGAACGACCTGCGCTTTCTGGAACAGTTCCGGTAA
- the rplT gene encoding 50S ribosomal protein L20 — MPRVKRGVNARAKHKKILAQAKGYYGRRKNVFRVAKQAVIKAGQYAYRDRRQRKRQFRNLWIVRINAASRECGLSYSRFINGLKKANVEVDRKVLADIAVFDKAAFGALAEKAKAALAA; from the coding sequence ATGCCCAGAGTTAAACGTGGCGTTAACGCACGCGCCAAGCACAAAAAGATTCTTGCCCAGGCGAAGGGTTACTACGGTCGTCGCAAGAACGTTTTCCGTGTTGCCAAACAGGCGGTCATCAAGGCCGGTCAGTACGCTTATCGCGATCGCCGCCAGCGTAAACGCCAGTTCCGCAACCTGTGGATCGTGCGTATCAATGCGGCTTCGCGCGAGTGCGGACTCTCCTACAGTCGCTTCATCAACGGCCTGAAGAAAGCCAACGTGGAAGTCGATCGCAAGGTGCTCGCCGATATCGCAGTTTTCGACAAGGCTGCTTTTGGCGCCTTGGCGGAGAAGGCGAAGGCGGCGCTGGCAGCGTAA
- the rpmI gene encoding 50S ribosomal protein L35: MPKIKTNRGAAKRFKRTASGGFKRNQSHRRHILTKKSTKRKRQLRSPSTVHEADVRLVAKMLPYS; this comes from the coding sequence ATGCCGAAAATCAAGACCAACCGCGGCGCGGCCAAGCGCTTCAAGCGCACCGCCTCGGGCGGGTTCAAGCGTAACCAGTCGCACCGCCGTCATATCCTCACCAAGAAGAGCACGAAGCGGAAACGCCAACTGCGTTCACCCAGCACGGTTCATGAGGCGGATGTTCGTCTCGTGGCGAAAATGCTTCCGTACAGCTAA
- the infC gene encoding translation initiation factor IF-3 — translation MAAKDKQVRLNDQIRVPEVRLIDQDSNQVGVVPIEEALSAAAEVDMDLVEVAPEAKPPVCRIMDHGKFIFEENKKKQAAKKKQKQVQLKEVKFRPGTDIGDYQVKLRNLVRFLEAGDRVKVTLRFRGREMAHQDLGRKLLKRVEADLEGLGVVEQFPKMEGRQMIMIIVPKKKQ, via the coding sequence ATCGCTGCCAAAGATAAACAGGTGCGTCTGAACGATCAGATCAGAGTACCTGAAGTCCGCCTCATAGATCAGGATTCCAATCAGGTCGGAGTTGTGCCCATCGAGGAGGCGTTAAGCGCCGCCGCCGAAGTGGACATGGATTTGGTGGAAGTGGCCCCCGAGGCTAAACCGCCGGTTTGCCGTATCATGGATCACGGCAAATTCATCTTCGAAGAGAACAAGAAGAAACAGGCGGCCAAAAAGAAGCAGAAGCAGGTCCAGTTAAAGGAAGTGAAATTCCGTCCGGGAACGGACATTGGAGACTACCAGGTAAAACTGCGCAACCTGGTGCGTTTCCTTGAAGCAGGGGACAGGGTCAAGGTCACGCTACGGTTCCGTGGTCGTGAAATGGCCCATCAGGATCTGGGTCGCAAACTCCTGAAACGGGTTGAAGCGGATCTCGAGGGTCTCGGGGTCGTCGAGCAGTTCCCGAAGATGGAGGGGCGGCAAATGATCATGATTATCGTCCCCAAGAAGAAGCAATAG
- the thrS gene encoding threonine--tRNA ligase, with product MPTITLPDGSQREFDHPVSVHDVAAGIGPGLAKAALAGKVDGRLVDTDFTIDHDAELAIVTEKDEAGLDVIRHSTAHLLAQAVKELFPETQVTIGPVVEDGFYYDFAREKSFTPEDLQAIEKRMSELAQEDLPVQRDVMPRDEAVEFFRSVGEQYKAEIIEEIPKGEDISLYRQGDFVDLCRGPHVPSTGKLKAFKLMKLAGAYWRGDSSNEMLQRIYGTAWRNKKELKQYLHRLEEAEKRDHRKIGRQQELFHTQEEAPGMVFWHDRGWILYQQVEQYIRQVLRRHSYQEVRTPLLADRSLWEKSGHWEKFREDMFTTESEKRTFAIKPMNCPCHLQIFNQGLKSYRDLPLRMAEFGSCHRNEPSGTLHGLMRVRGFTQDDAHIFCTEKQIQEEVSAFIDLLHQVYADFGFTDVIIKLSTRPEQRVGSDEVWDKAEHALERALNDKNLEWDLQPGEGAFYGPKIEFSLKDCLERVWQCGTIQVDFSMPGRLGAHYIDEDGDKQVPVMLHRAILGSLERFIGILIEHYAGQFPTWLAPVQVVAANITDKQADFVAEIAKVLENSGLRVKTDLRNEKIGFKIREHTLQRVPYLLVIGDREVENRTVAVRTRGGKDLGSMSVDDFAEGLAAEIASRGRNVLEG from the coding sequence ATGCCCACGATTACCCTCCCCGACGGCTCACAGCGCGAATTCGACCACCCCGTCTCGGTCCATGATGTTGCCGCCGGCATAGGCCCCGGCCTTGCCAAGGCGGCGTTGGCGGGCAAGGTGGATGGTCGGTTGGTGGATACGGATTTTACGATCGATCATGATGCCGAACTGGCGATCGTCACCGAAAAGGATGAGGCAGGGCTGGATGTTATCCGGCACTCCACCGCACACCTCCTGGCCCAGGCCGTCAAGGAGCTCTTCCCCGAAACCCAGGTGACCATCGGTCCGGTGGTCGAGGACGGCTTCTATTATGATTTCGCCCGGGAGAAGAGCTTCACGCCGGAAGACCTGCAGGCCATCGAGAAGCGGATGTCGGAGCTGGCTCAGGAGGACCTCCCCGTCCAGCGCGACGTGATGCCGAGGGATGAGGCCGTGGAGTTTTTCCGCAGCGTCGGAGAGCAGTACAAGGCCGAAATCATTGAAGAGATCCCCAAAGGCGAAGACATCTCGCTCTACCGGCAGGGTGACTTCGTCGACCTGTGTCGTGGTCCGCATGTGCCCTCTACCGGCAAACTGAAGGCCTTCAAGCTGATGAAGCTGGCCGGTGCTTACTGGCGCGGCGACTCCAGTAACGAGATGCTGCAGCGCATCTACGGGACGGCGTGGCGCAATAAAAAGGAGTTGAAGCAGTACCTGCACCGTCTGGAAGAGGCGGAGAAGCGCGATCATCGCAAGATCGGCCGCCAGCAGGAGCTCTTCCACACCCAGGAAGAGGCCCCGGGCATGGTGTTCTGGCATGACCGTGGCTGGATACTCTATCAGCAGGTGGAGCAGTACATCCGCCAGGTGCTGCGCCGGCACAGCTATCAGGAAGTGCGTACCCCGTTGCTCGCCGATCGCTCCCTGTGGGAAAAGTCGGGGCACTGGGAGAAGTTCCGCGAGGACATGTTCACCACCGAATCGGAGAAGCGGACTTTCGCTATCAAACCGATGAACTGTCCCTGCCATCTGCAGATCTTCAATCAGGGGCTCAAGAGCTACCGGGATTTGCCCCTGCGCATGGCGGAGTTCGGCTCCTGTCATCGAAATGAGCCTTCCGGTACTCTGCACGGTCTGATGCGGGTGCGCGGCTTCACGCAGGACGATGCCCATATCTTCTGTACCGAAAAGCAAATTCAGGAGGAGGTGTCGGCGTTTATCGACCTCCTGCATCAGGTCTATGCAGACTTCGGCTTCACGGATGTCATCATCAAGCTCTCGACCCGCCCCGAGCAGCGGGTCGGTTCCGATGAGGTCTGGGACAAGGCGGAGCATGCCCTGGAGCGCGCCCTGAATGACAAGAACCTGGAATGGGACCTGCAGCCGGGCGAGGGGGCATTCTATGGCCCAAAAATCGAGTTTTCGCTCAAGGACTGCCTGGAGCGGGTCTGGCAGTGCGGTACCATCCAGGTCGATTTCTCCATGCCGGGCCGCCTGGGGGCACACTACATCGATGAGGATGGCGATAAACAGGTGCCCGTAATGTTGCACCGGGCCATCCTGGGGTCTCTGGAGCGATTTATCGGCATTCTCATTGAGCACTATGCCGGTCAATTCCCCACCTGGCTCGCTCCCGTGCAGGTGGTGGCGGCCAATATTACCGATAAACAGGCCGATTTTGTCGCCGAAATTGCCAAAGTTCTTGAAAATAGTGGCCTTCGGGTGAAAACCGACTTGAGAAACGAGAAAATCGGCTTTAAAATTCGGGAGCACACGCTGCAACGGGTCCCCTATTTGCTCGTGATCGGGGATCGAGAAGTCGAAAATAGAACTGTGGCCGTGCGCACGCGTGGTGGTAAGGACCTGGGCTCCATGTCGGTTGACGACTTTGCCGAAGGTCTGGCCGCCGAGATCGCAAGCCGCGGTCGTAATGTTTTGGAGGGTTAA
- the xrtA gene encoding exosortase A gives MQQYTSRRVLNSSHRAIPGVVLLALIAALHFSSLASLVAQWQGHYSQGFLITLIAAGLVWRDRQRLARVAIKPVPLLTVVLLALGLAWKLAHLLALETAENYLLFLTVVAGVWTLYGTSFVKALAFPLAFLFLALPLHEPPVTWLQDITAGISVFLLHAIGVPVVWEGYMLSTPAGDFKVAETCAGWRFLKATFPLALLYAYFTYTSLRRRVLFMVAALVVAVLANAFRAAGVVGLGQWFGIEAQIVQDHYSWGWFIYFFAMFLLFAAGRRWGEAWEPEFGIEQAGGDGGTGYRIIGLAAIAMAAASVIPYPVADRGTGGELTLSTSYEELNSAPDVNWSPALTGVAEDIELRLAIEGSAVEVYAAAFLVGSGGDYTSASQQMFSDSWHPVAEHPVGPDIPLQELIIRKSGLQRMVWYGYCVPGGCSGSRVKAKLLEAGALLNGSPYVGVVALSTPIGLQADRARTDLRTVWESLELGLGH, from the coding sequence ATGCAACAGTACACTAGCCGCAGAGTGTTGAATTCCAGCCATCGGGCCATTCCTGGAGTGGTCCTGCTTGCGTTGATTGCTGCACTGCACTTCTCTTCGCTGGCGTCACTGGTCGCGCAGTGGCAGGGGCACTATAGCCAGGGGTTTCTCATCACACTGATCGCGGCGGGTCTTGTGTGGCGGGATCGGCAACGCTTGGCCCGGGTCGCCATCAAACCGGTGCCCCTGCTGACGGTGGTTCTGCTTGCACTCGGGCTGGCCTGGAAGCTGGCCCACCTGTTGGCCCTTGAAACTGCCGAGAACTACCTGCTGTTTCTTACGGTTGTCGCGGGTGTGTGGACGCTGTACGGCACGAGTTTTGTCAAGGCGCTGGCATTTCCCCTCGCGTTCCTGTTCCTGGCGCTGCCGCTGCATGAGCCTCCCGTGACCTGGCTGCAGGACATTACCGCCGGTATTTCGGTCTTCCTGCTGCATGCAATCGGCGTACCGGTGGTCTGGGAGGGCTATATGCTGTCTACCCCGGCCGGCGATTTCAAAGTCGCCGAGACCTGTGCCGGCTGGCGTTTCCTCAAGGCGACCTTTCCGCTGGCCCTTCTTTATGCCTACTTCACCTACACCAGCCTTCGGCGACGGGTGCTCTTTATGGTGGCCGCCCTGGTGGTCGCGGTGCTGGCCAATGCGTTTCGGGCCGCTGGCGTGGTGGGGCTCGGGCAGTGGTTCGGCATCGAGGCGCAAATCGTACAGGACCATTACAGCTGGGGCTGGTTCATCTATTTTTTCGCGATGTTCCTGCTGTTTGCGGCTGGTCGGCGCTGGGGCGAAGCCTGGGAGCCGGAGTTCGGGATCGAGCAGGCAGGGGGCGATGGGGGAACCGGGTATCGGATCATCGGGCTGGCCGCCATCGCGATGGCCGCTGCATCCGTAATCCCCTATCCGGTCGCCGACCGTGGCACCGGTGGCGAGCTGACTCTCTCCACTTCCTATGAGGAACTGAACAGCGCGCCGGACGTGAACTGGAGTCCGGCCCTGACCGGCGTCGCCGAGGACATCGAGCTTCGGCTGGCGATTGAAGGCAGCGCCGTCGAAGTCTATGCGGCGGCCTTTCTGGTGGGTAGTGGTGGTGATTACACCAGTGCGTCGCAGCAGATGTTCAGCGACTCCTGGCACCCCGTTGCCGAACACCCGGTCGGGCCGGACATTCCGCTACAGGAGCTGATTATCCGAAAATCCGGTCTGCAGCGGATGGTCTGGTACGGGTACTGTGTTCCTGGCGGTTGCTCGGGAAGCCGTGTCAAAGCCAAGCTGCTCGAAGCGGGGGCGCTGCTGAATGGCTCGCCCTACGTCGGTGTCGTGGCACTCTCTACGCCGATCGGTCTGCAGGCCGATAGGGCGCGGACGGATCTGCGCACGGTCTGGGAATCCCTCGAACTTGGACTGGGACATTGA
- a CDS encoding tetratricopeptide repeat protein, whose protein sequence is MDIVRLGGVASLVFVLSACSWFADPEKLFAQAQQAYADANYREARVRLQALLEQAPRRADAHYLLAKSYLATGKPGSALEAVTTAVGLGFSPETARMTRARALLAVGQPDAVVEFLPTAAELERTDQGEALLLLGHAQARLQLWESATSSYSAAAGFEQLAVEAWLALGRMHLSRNDLEGAQDYLRKAAGKAPEDRRVQLLAGDLALAEDHPKMARQAFSSILTTEYEERAATGLIQAMLAEGDIEAASTEVDRLAERFPQTVQSSFFRAVIAKAAGDYESAIKHASQVYQSQPDFVPGLLIMGEAHLEQGYTSVAGQYLEQAYQIDPDNLHVRLQLARVRERVGEVEGIIELLEPLPVDAEAIAPRLLLALAYRKAGETDAAAAVAAELESFTPEHAGATAVVAELALERADFKKAQELLEAALEENPGSDRLVFLLGKALFAREDTDAAILAWERLLLDTPDHLQARRGLVSAYLQEGRHTDVEEHLRVLLRERSEDVGLRVLLGDVLRQQGKLDSALAVYDEAYAKNPTGEIAVKRYQVQQAAGDESASRTLERHLQQHPKDDRVRTLLAQVYQAAGWVERSIDEYEQVRARHPDQPLVLNNLAWLYHQSGDQRAQALAEKALKLAPDSPEVADTLGRIWMAAGHIERALPLLEKAWSARPENPEIGYSASLAYIEAGKPEKARVILGELLSSGKPFPSRKEAEALRAGL, encoded by the coding sequence ATGGATATCGTTCGCTTGGGGGGTGTGGCCTCGCTCGTTTTCGTCCTGTCGGCATGCAGTTGGTTTGCCGATCCCGAAAAGTTGTTTGCGCAAGCGCAGCAGGCCTACGCCGATGCGAATTACCGGGAGGCCCGGGTTCGGTTGCAAGCACTTCTGGAGCAGGCGCCCCGACGGGCAGATGCCCACTATCTTCTGGCGAAATCCTATTTAGCCACAGGAAAACCCGGCTCGGCACTGGAGGCCGTCACCACGGCGGTGGGGTTGGGCTTCTCCCCGGAAACAGCGCGCATGACCCGTGCGCGTGCACTGCTCGCCGTCGGCCAGCCGGATGCGGTTGTCGAATTCCTTCCGACGGCGGCTGAACTGGAGAGGACCGACCAGGGTGAAGCGTTACTGTTGCTGGGTCATGCCCAGGCCCGGTTGCAATTGTGGGAGTCCGCGACGAGTAGCTACAGCGCTGCTGCCGGCTTCGAGCAGCTGGCCGTGGAGGCCTGGCTTGCACTGGGTCGAATGCACCTTTCCAGGAACGACCTGGAGGGCGCTCAAGACTACTTGAGAAAGGCCGCCGGGAAGGCGCCCGAAGACAGGAGAGTCCAGCTCCTTGCCGGAGATCTGGCGTTGGCGGAAGATCACCCGAAAATGGCCAGACAGGCATTCTCCTCCATTTTGACGACCGAATATGAGGAGCGTGCAGCGACCGGCCTGATCCAGGCGATGCTCGCCGAAGGCGACATCGAGGCAGCCAGCACCGAGGTGGATCGCCTCGCAGAGCGTTTCCCGCAGACCGTCCAGAGCTCGTTCTTCCGTGCCGTCATCGCAAAGGCTGCCGGGGACTACGAAAGCGCAATAAAGCACGCCAGTCAGGTCTACCAATCGCAGCCCGACTTTGTGCCGGGTCTGTTGATCATGGGGGAGGCTCACCTTGAGCAGGGCTACACCTCTGTCGCCGGGCAGTACCTGGAACAGGCTTATCAAATTGATCCCGACAACCTGCACGTGAGGTTGCAGCTGGCGCGGGTCAGGGAGCGGGTCGGTGAAGTGGAGGGGATTATCGAGCTGCTCGAGCCCCTGCCCGTCGACGCTGAAGCGATCGCACCCAGGCTTCTGCTGGCACTGGCGTATAGGAAAGCGGGAGAAACGGACGCCGCGGCCGCCGTTGCCGCAGAACTGGAGTCGTTCACCCCGGAACACGCCGGTGCGACTGCAGTAGTGGCCGAACTGGCTCTGGAACGGGCTGATTTCAAAAAGGCCCAGGAACTTCTCGAGGCTGCACTCGAAGAGAATCCAGGGTCGGATCGTCTGGTCTTTCTGCTCGGCAAGGCGCTGTTTGCCCGGGAGGATACCGATGCTGCGATTTTGGCATGGGAGCGCCTCCTGCTGGATACCCCCGACCATCTCCAGGCGAGGAGGGGACTTGTCTCGGCGTATCTGCAAGAGGGACGCCATACGGATGTGGAGGAGCATCTGCGGGTGCTTCTGCGGGAGCGTTCAGAGGACGTTGGGTTACGGGTCCTGCTCGGAGATGTCCTCAGACAGCAGGGCAAGCTCGACTCTGCGCTTGCCGTGTATGACGAGGCCTATGCCAAAAACCCGACGGGTGAGATTGCCGTGAAGCGGTATCAGGTTCAACAAGCCGCAGGCGATGAGTCGGCCTCCCGAACCCTCGAGCGTCATCTGCAGCAGCATCCGAAGGATGACCGCGTGCGTACATTGCTCGCTCAGGTTTACCAGGCTGCTGGATGGGTGGAGCGTAGCATCGACGAATATGAACAGGTCCGCGCCCGCCATCCGGACCAGCCGCTGGTCCTCAACAACCTCGCCTGGCTCTATCATCAAAGCGGCGACCAGCGGGCGCAGGCGCTGGCGGAAAAGGCCCTCAAGCTGGCGCCTGATAGCCCGGAAGTGGCCGATACCCTCGGTCGGATATGGATGGCGGCGGGCCATATCGAAAGGGCGCTCCCGCTATTGGAAAAGGCCTGGAGTGCCCGGCCGGAGAATCCCGAGATCGGATATTCCGCCAGCCTGGCCTATATCGAGGCGGGGAAGCCGGAGAAGGCGAGGGTGATTCTGGGTGAACTGCTGTCGTCGGGAAAACCCTTCCCGTCCCGCAAGGAAGCCGAAGCGCTCAGGGCCGGGTTATGA
- a CDS encoding ComEA family DNA-binding protein, protein MRNFSFIIVAISILFSAAVSAQPVNINTAGPEVLAEAINGVGPARAEAIVAYREQHGPFKSVEDLREIKGIGPVLLESNRDKLLVTSD, encoded by the coding sequence ATGAGAAATTTCAGTTTCATAATAGTAGCCATCTCGATTCTGTTTTCGGCTGCCGTCTCGGCCCAGCCGGTCAACATCAATACTGCCGGTCCGGAGGTGCTGGCCGAGGCCATCAACGGCGTCGGTCCGGCGCGGGCGGAAGCCATCGTGGCGTACCGGGAGCAGCATGGACCCTTCAAGAGTGTGGAGGACCTGCGGGAGATAAAAGGCATCGGTCCTGTGTTGCTTGAAAGCAATCGCGACAAGCTGCTGGTTACATCCGACTAG